The genomic DNA GTCAGCCTTCCCCTGCCCTTACATAGCTCATTTTAGAAGAATAGGATGCGTTTTAATTTAATAGGGTTGTATTTGAATTAGAAAGCAAATTAAGTTATTCTTCTCAGGGGATGAGGGGAGAAGCTTATTATTATGATTTCCTGTTTAACATTGAAGttaaagaaggaaagcaaatatttatttatttaattcaatTAAGTAATATATCgcctaaaaaaaaattcttcttctgCTTTGGCTTAATTACAGATTGGGTCCAGACTTTCAGTGACAGAACAGCAGTCTTTCCACCAACTTTAAAAGTGACCAGGGTCTTAACCTGATTGATTTTTTCCCACTTCCTTGTGAagcttaaaaaccaaaccaaacctctcAGCTAAACTTATATTAGACTACTGGTAACAAGAGACAGTTTTTCTGCTACCCGTTTGGTCAGACTGTTGCAAACTCAAATTGTTTGGATTCCCAGCTTTCATTCATCTCTTTTGCAGTTACTGAGAATACTGGACTATGGGAAGGTGAGctaagaaagaaggaaatgttgtgttttcttgGTACATTATAACATTTAAAGGGAAATTCTGGAGAGTCTCTGAGGTTCATGAAGTAATTTCACAGGGCTTGTGCTTTTATCAGAGAAATTAATGTTACcttattatattaaaaatagaagtcCTGACCTCAAGCATATTTTGCATTGCCACTGCTTTTATGCTCTACAAGCTATATACTTCGCTAAACTAGCAATTTACTCCATTGATACTGATTTATCTACTCATGTTCTAGAAAACatttgctctgatttttttctttttgttctacTGTCTCTAAGGTGCTTTGCAATGTCGATGAGTTGTTTGATCGAGAAGAGTTTTCAGCAGCTCCTGATTCTGGCTGGCCTGACTGCTTTAACAGTGGTGTATTTGTGTTCCGACCTTCTTTGAAAACCTACAATCTGCTGCTCCGGTTTGCTGCCGAACATGGCAGCTTTGATGGTAAGGGGTGAGGTGTAAGGGATGAAGAGCAAGATGTTAGATTCCTTCTCAGTAAGCTGGTTTTCTGTAGCTTCCATGCAATCtggcagagtggaggaaggCAGGAGTTCTCTGAGTTTTATGGAATTGTGCTCCCACAAAAATATAAGGTGCAGACCTTTGCCTCTTACGCTGTACTTAGGACTCATTGACTTATTGTGGATGGTAATTCCCAGAAAAATGCAATGAAGGGACGTCGTGTCCAAGTCTTGCTCAGtaacttttaattttgctgtctGGTTTAGGAGAGAGAAATACCCTGATCTTAAGTCTTCTGCTCTGAGGGAGACCAAAACCCTTTCCTACTCCTTTCTTCATATATTACAATAGGACTCAATTTCCCCGAACTTTCATCGGAGTGGATCAGGTATTATTCGCTTGTACCTGCTCATGTGGCCATGTTGTCAAGTCCAAGTTGCAGTCCCATGAACACACCAGTCTCGCTCCCATCTTTGGATGTGAAATTTTGAGGTAAACGTGAGTGTATGCATACTTATGGTAATACTGTTTTATCTCTTCTTTAGGAGGTGATCAAGGCTTGTTGAATAGCTTCTTTAGCAACTGGGCAACAGCAGACATTGGCAAACACTTACCCTTCCTCTATAACTTAAGCAGCAGTGCTGTATATACCTATGTTCCTGCTTTCAATCAGTAAGTAGTAACACTCCTGACTGACTGTAAACCCCTGTAGTTTGTTAACAAACATTCTATTATGAGAGAATAATAATGGCATATTCTGTTGATCATACATTATGGTAGTCACAAACGGCATTATGTACAAATCATGTAGTAGAATCTTAAATGCAATATGAATGTCTTGCATCTGGACACAGAGAAAGTCCCAGAGTTGGCTACATTTGATAATATGTTGGCTACATATGATAATATGTTGTTTCAGAGAAGCTTTTTCTCATATTTGTAAAGATGTACATTACTCCAGCATTAGGTTCTGACAGCTTTACTTTGAAAGTTGTTCCCTTCTTTTCCAGTCAGTTCTATGGGAAACaggtgtgtggggttttgtgtgtttgtttgtttttcttttttttttccttatttatttatttaaaatcatttctTCCATAAAACAAAATTTGTGCTAGTCATTATATGACTTCAGACAATGCAGTTAGAGACTGGCAGAAGGCAAGTTGGATTTAAGGTGTTATGACGTAGTGTTCCAGTTGCACAAAACTGTCTTACTGGAAGGTGAAAAAATTTAACATCTAGACCTGCATGTTTAACCTCTACAGTTTTGGCAGAGATGCTAAAGTTGTTCACTTCTTGGGAGCGACAAAGCCCTGGAACTACAAATACAACCTTCAAACAAAGAGAGTTATGCAGGATGGTACCACCGCTGGATCTTTTCATCAGCTGTCGTTTCTGGCCCTCTGGTGGAATATATACAGTGCCAGTATATTGCCTTTGTTAGAAAAATTCCAAAAGATGGAAGAATCAGAAACTGAGGAATGCAAGGTAAACTAATAAGGAGTTAATGGGAATATGCTGAGATAGCAAGAAAAATTCGGAAAATTATGAATTCGCTAGAGGAAGGAGTTACACGGGCAAACATTATATCTGTTGGTTGGTAGGAGCAGGGATTACTTCTAGAAATATCTAAATTAGCAGTTTAGGAAAAATTTTTAGTACTACTGGCTTACCAAACACTCCCCACAGCCTCCTTAATTGATGCAAAGTTTGTATGGGAATGTATGTGTATTAGATTCTGCAAATTAAACATGAAGTATGATACAAATTATCCAGAGATGGTGATAATCTGGCTATGAAACAAATAGACTTTTGACTTTTTGAAGCTAAGTTGATGTAGACCATCAAACTAGCTCTTGAGCTATAGTAAAATTTACCTTTTTGGAACTGCATTATAACTTGTTTTATGAGGGTCATAGCAAATAAATCAATTTTGCAAGGCAGTGTTAATTATGTTTAGGATGTTATATTCAGTACTTGTATGTCATCGAGTATTATTTActgagctctttttttttttttttcttcaaaggaagTGAAGAGATGTATGGTTTCCatgaatataattaaaaatctgttgATAAATAGATGACTTCTTGGAGAGCAGGAGCATAAAGTTATGAGTAGAacaagtctgatttttttttaaaagtttctatCCAGACATGACCATTTAGATCACTTTTatgtatatgtaaatattttctctttttttttttttttttttatattagaCTATTACCATAACTGAACTAATTGCATAGTCTGGTAAGATCAGTTGGACAATTACCATCAACACCAGAGAGGAATTTTGTTTGTTAACCTCATGACAAAttggaaagcagaggaaggaatgGGTAGTTTTTGATCTCGTACTTTTACCACgttttgatttttgaaaaattatgcagtaaacaaatatttcagctaTATAACATGAAGGTAGAAATACCTGTTAGATTTGTTTCCTGATGACGCTGGCATACTCATgagtgaaaaaatacaaattgtaAAATGCTCTGAATCTGCAGCTACAACAGTTTTTGAATTTATTATCGTCTTACTTCAATGCTGAAATCCCTGTAAGAAAGCAAAACCGTTGTAAATAAGATATTAATTTCCTGCAAAATTATATTGCAGTGCTGAGATGTTCTTGTTTTTGTTAGCACACTTTCAGTGGAGTtgaaattacactgaaaaagGTCAGTCCTCCTGTGGCCAATTCACTGCAAATGCCTGAGCTTCCAGAGCAGACATATGAAATATATCCCACAGCATGCTCACCTGAGGAACTCGCTTTCACAGCTGTAAGTATGTTAAGTTACTATATGCAGTAACAAATGGTATactaaaatgagatttttaaaattatgcttcTAATCTATGAGGTTCTATCTTCTTCAATTTAGCTGTAGCTGCTGAATTTTCTTGCTAGCATCAGAAATAGTCTAAagagtatttattttccttaaccttTAGTCACACATGCATGATGTGTCTGGAGGTTTAAAGGGTTTTCATTGAATTTTACAAAGAGATTGCTTATTGAAACTTGTTATATACTTAATAAAgtgtaatataaaaatatatgttacCGAAGGAATCTTTGGAGTATTAATACTCTTGtgaattaatatatttaaaccAAAAATCTCTTCCATCTATCCTCTGTAGaaattatttggtttatttccAGAACTGTTggctgggaaacctgttcctcAAATTTCTCTGATTTGGGCAATAAAAATCATAAGGTTCACTTAAGGTAGTGTCATTCAAAGTtaaatttgttcttttaattattaGGATTGGTATATCAGAATATCATATTGATTAGAAATTAATAGCCTGATTCTCTTCTTACTTAGGAACACAATAATTCCACTTTTCATTGCTTAGCTTCAGTAATCTTGTgggattgttttggtttttgtataAGAGACTTCAGAATGGGGTCTGTCTCCTCATTAATGTTTGGTGTCCGGCTAAGGTGAATATTTGGGACACCATTTTTGGCGCAATCTATTTTACCTCTGTTTTGAAGTGCTTTGTTCTGTTCTCATTCTATGCATATAAAAAGCTCCTGAGTTACAGAGCAAGCTATCATCctaaaatgaattttttctcattaaattttTGCCTCATGAATGATAGGCATCTACTGTAAGCCAGCTTTCCAGGCTGTTTCTGTAGTTGCTGAAGACTGACAGCCACTTTGAAACTATTTTAGGATGAGATGAGCTGCCCTCTGGAGGTACTTATCCTAGGTTGATTATAGTCGGAGCTTAGATTCAATGCCGTTTTGATAGCTAAAGCCGGGAGAGATGAATTTTGTCCTTGGTGATAAtgtgttttgttccttttcctctcaTCCACTGCTTTCCCCTACCCCAAGCCTGGAATCGATTTGTATTGTATGAATTCTCATGATAAGGaaactatgaaaaaatattctcctaATAAAACCTCAGTGACTGTATTTTAGCAACCTGTGTGTGAAGTTGAGCAAAGCGGTTCTAGCGTCCATCTCTCTGAGCCTGACAGACCTTCAGAACAACTTGTATTTCATCCTGTGGCTCAGGAAACCTCAGAACTGGTACATGTAGCTTTCTGCACGGTACATCTATTGATAATTGCATGAATTTCTTTGCTATCAACATAATCTTGGGAAATCTCAACTAATTGTGAGAGAATGTTCCAATAAATTCTCTAATCTTTTAGCTATGTAATCCCTTAACTGTTACCAATACTGGGGTATGATGCctttctagttttcttttaaaaatttctagtttttaaatgtatattttccTGCGCTAACTCCCAAGTAATAAATGCATGGTGTTAATTTTAGGTCTCTAGTACTACTACAAGCAAagctgttttggggttttttgttctggttgtgatttggttttgttttttacctgCTAAAGTGATCTTTCCAAGCAAGTGGAAAATGAATGTGCAGTGAGTCAGGCATGGAGCCTAAGCCACTAGGCTTTCCTTTATGATCTGGCACTGCGTTTATCTGGGGACAGTTTGACAGCTTTGCCAGACTTGTCATCAATGGGGGTGACAGGGTGTCAAGGGGCTGTATCTTGTACACAACACAGCCATGTTCCTAATGAGGCCTTTTGTGTGATTGTGAAGCACTACAGTGAAATACTGTAAGACTGAGAAACAAAACTGTAGCTCTCGTACAGCCAAGGGTGTATGGGCCCTAGCTAAAATTcttaatttctaaaaacatgATGATTCCTGTCTTGTTGCTAATGGCACCCTAAGCTGCTGCTAAAGTTTGCCAGTGGTTAAAGCATCTTCAGGCATTACTGCAGTTTTGTGTATACAAAGCCTGAAAAGTAAATACCAAGTATTGTTGCATATTTGCATATAGAGGGAGGAAGCATGCCCTTCAGAGTGTTGATTCATGTTTAAAGTCATGTACAGAGTGGGACTCAGGTGGAGATACGTAAGGAAGGATGCAGTTCCCTAAGCATATCCTGTCATGTTGGCTGTTTGAAATACTGTACCTGGTCTGCAGGTGCAGGTCTTGTGCAAGTCCTGTGTATTATCTGCCCCAAACTGGCAGATGTAATGGTTATTCCAGGACACTTAGGCAGTTTAAGCCACTAATTCCTGCCCACTAAATCATATTCTGAAACATCTTTATATTGAATTTGCGAGGGCTTCACTGGAAGGTCATTCTGGTTGGTATCAATTTTGTTTATAACACAAGATGAGTTGTTTACCTTGCAGCCTCTTGGAGTAGTACTGAAAGCAGGTTTTCAGTAGCTTCCTTGATTagtccttgttatatttcatctCTGCTACTGGTTATAATTGTTTGGATGTTTCAGTTTAACTGGCATTGGTCAATCATGGACACAGTTTTCCTGCTACATGGTTGATCACTAATAATGTCTCTTGCATTCGTGCACCTATGATAACTTGGTCTTGAACCAGGATTCACAATTTTGGACTGtcattcaaaattaatttggtGGTGGTGTAATGAATAGTGTCAATCTTTATAAGTAATTCATATGGGTTAATGTGTCTCACATCTGCTAAATAATACTGATCTCACTGGAGATCAGATAAAACAAGTGACCAAAAATTGTAGGAACTTGTGTTCACATGAAAGCCTGTTGAAGACAGAATTTGCACAGATACATGGTTACAATTTATTGTAGGATATATTCTACTCTAAACAGGCCCTATTTGTAATATTCTCATAGTGTTGTTGCTGAGTATGCCAAGGCTTGAGTtaagacaaggaaaggaaatgtttgcTATGTTCAAACATGTTATGGCAAGTAGTAAAAGCATGGGAAAATGGGATCACATTATTAAAACAAGAACGAATGTTTGGATActgttttcttattgttttaACTGGGACTATACAAAGCAAAAGTTTAACATTTAAGGTTTAACTTCACAGCACTGAAATGAGAACCAAATGGCTGCTTTCCcactcttctgcttcttcccacaGAATGAGGTTGCGAATTCTGTTTCGGAGCTGTCTATTCGCTTCAAACCAGACGAACCAAGTCCAGAAGATGAACGGAGAAAATGGGAGGAAGGGCGCATGGACTATATGGGGAAAGATGCTTTTGAacatataaaaaagaaattggatGCATTTTTACATTAAGATGGAGTATACTGTAATGGCCGCCTCAATCTGTTTCTTCTATAAATGCAATCCTTGAATACTTGGCTGTCTTCATAGTTTATTTGACACCAAAGTTAGAGGTAGATATAGATCCCTGTATATTTTGCAGGAAGATTAACAGATACAGGCTCTTGTTTTTTAACTATTAAGTGTGCCTCATCTTTATTGTTATGTGGGTCTCATCTTCATTATTCTCCCATAGTGCCTTCTGAACTATAATGAATGGTACCCTCTGAGTTTGAACTCTCATATTTATCActcttccctgctcctcctcatAGTATTCTGCAGAAACGCGCGTTGAGTGTGAAACATTGTCGGAAGTTGAGATTATTTCAcaaattgaaattatttcaaaagtacTTTTACCTTTTAGAAGATGCTGTGAAACTGTTTAAATGAAAACCTTGTCCTTGAAAGCAAGTTAACACTTTCAAGGGCAACCATAGTGTAGACTTCAGTATGAGAAAAAAGTGAGGAGATGAAATCCTGGCCTTACAGGAGTCTGTGACGAAACGTTTTCTTTTAAGTATACTTAGGATTAGAAGAAATTCAGACTTTGTCTTGGATCACTGGTGTATGTTCTCTCTATTTATAGGAAGCTGCTCATCTGCATCACCAGCATGAAGAAAAGTGAtggaaaaatcttaaaatagaCTAATAATGTATGATAACCTTTTATATTGTTGCTATAGGAtaccttttggttttttttccattattgttAGCTTTACTTGCATATTCGGAGTTgcttagaggaaaaaatgctgacACTATGGTGTAAACCTTCTGGTGCTTTATATCAATTTGTTTACAGTACTTCAAACTGCCATTGACAATGGCATTCTTCTCCTTTAGCATGGTTGCCCTCGATTGCAGGCAGTTTGAGTGCAACTGAATACACAATTAGCACTTGTTTTAGTAAACAGGCCCTTTGAAGATCTTTTAAACAATAGCTGTGTGTGGGAGCTAATAAATCTGAGTGTAGCTCCAGAAAAATTTACTGATGAGACTCCATCATGTTAAGGATACTTATGGGGGACTGCTTTGTGAATCTGGGTATTTAGGCTAGTCTTGGCAAGTTTGTTTTagcaaacaaggaaaaataaacactttgaaaaaaagaaacttgacAGGCATGCTAATATGGTAACAGATTTGACACAGTTATGCATAACAACACTGAATATTAAAGAAGAATTCTGCAGTGCTGATGCAGGACTTGAAATACGTTTCAGTCTTAATATGTCACCAATTTTGGTACAGATATACCTAATGCAATAACTTGggaattctgtttaaaaagaagtgaTGTAACATTATGCATCAGAGGGATTGCTGTGGATGCTagtggagaaaaa from Caloenas nicobarica isolate bCalNic1 chromosome 1, bCalNic1.hap1, whole genome shotgun sequence includes the following:
- the GYG2 gene encoding glycogenin-2; this encodes MPLLCCCAGVSANIIHLPLSSAGKRLIPFRDLPAPLRAGEAAAEVGSVGRAPARLGPAGRSMSERLETSNNVSYQVLCAVFGLFKHDSSEYLLTVTDQAFVTLATDDVYCQGALVLGQSLRNHMTSRKLAVLITPEVSTGMRSVLRSVFDEVIEVDALDSADSVHLALMQRPELGVTFTKLHCWTLTHYSKCVFMDADTLVLCNVDELFDREEFSAAPDSGWPDCFNSGVFVFRPSLKTYNLLLRFAAEHGSFDGGDQGLLNSFFSNWATADIGKHLPFLYNLSSSAVYTYVPAFNHFGRDAKVVHFLGATKPWNYKYNLQTKRVMQDGTTAGSFHQLSFLALWWNIYSASILPLLEKFQKMEESETEECKHTFSGVEITLKKVSPPVANSLQMPELPEQTYEIYPTACSPEELAFTAQPVCEVEQSGSSVHLSEPDRPSEQLVFHPVAQETSELNEVANSVSELSIRFKPDEPSPEDERRKWEEGRMDYMGKDAFEHIKKKLDAFLH